Below is a genomic region from Triticum dicoccoides isolate Atlit2015 ecotype Zavitan chromosome 5A, WEW_v2.0, whole genome shotgun sequence.
ATCAATATCTGCGAAATCCGAAAGAAATTATTATCTCTATTCGATTTAGGACTTGCAGTAAAAAATACTAATATGTATAATGCATCTAAACAGTTGATTTAGGAAGATGCATTGCAAGTGTTCCGTACCTTGAGAGGACAGAGTAGCTAGACAAGCATCAGAAATCCCAAAATTCTTTAGTGACATGGAATCCTCAAATCTTACATGCAGTCAAGAAAGAACTCAATACTCTGTATCTCAATCGCACAGAAACACAAAAGAATGATTCGATGCTGAATAGTGCAATGAAGTACAACGGATCTCCTGGTATCAGAGTAATCTGTACCCGACCTACACCAAGCTAACACCCTCTAAATAAAGGAGTGCCTACTATGTTTCCAAAAAACAGAAGCCCATTGTTAATTAAAGATCAAGGTTCAGACTTGGTGCATGCAAATTGTTAAGCTTATCCAGTATAACGAATCCCCAACAACCCAACCAATCATAATCTCCAATGTTTGCTTGTCCCAAATGATTGTATGACAGCATGATATTAGGGAGATTTACACATTTAGCAGGAAAAATTAGTAGTAAAGGTTAACAGCTAATAACAGGGGCAGAATAAGTATGGTTCAACTCCTAATGCTTATAAATCTTCAAATTCTGACTTCACTGACGATGCTGCAATTGTAAACCCTTACAGCTAGCCAACTAGGTGCaagatgatactccctccgttccaaaatagatgacccaactttgtactaactttgtattaaagatagtacaaagttgagtcatctattttggaacggagggagtatctcgtatTTAGAGCCTATGCATCTCGAATTGTTATGTGCCCGGTCATAGATCATACCCAACACAATAAAAAAATGCATTTCTCTGAAAATGCCTTAGTAACGGAAGGATACAGTTCATCGTCGTCGTCGAAGTGCTTCCGGGCAGACCTGAGGACCGAGCTTGACCCTCCCAAGAGCCCATTCCCGGGGACATCAAGGTCCCCCAAGTctccaccttcctcctcctcttccacctcgtCCTCCACTTCTGCACCAACAAGAGAACCCCATGACCCTCAACAAAACAAGACGAACACTGCAGGGCAGAGCTTCAAAGTGGCGTCACCAGTGGGTTCCCGCCTGAATGCCTGAAGTGGGTGGGTACACGCGGGATGGGACTCACCGGGGGCGACGTAGCCGAAGGAGACGAGGCGGGACTCGACGGCGTCGGCGTGGCGGGAGACGATGTTGAGCGTCTCGCGGAAATGGCCGAGGAGCTCCTCGACGGAGACGGTGCCGAAGGCCATGGACTCGAGGCGCGCCAGGTCGGCGCCCGCGGCCTCCACCCGCCGGTCCAGCCCCTGCAGGAACGCGTTCGTCGCCGACTCTGCGAGGGAACACGCGCACACGTCCTCCGTTAGCAGGCAGGAAGGAAAAGCGCTGGGTGGCGAAACCCTAGCGGGGGGAGGGCGGCGAGGTCAGATGCGGTACCGAGGGGGATGGCGCGGCGGGAGAGGGCGTCGGAGAGCGCGCGGGAGGAGTCGTCGGCGTGGGTGAGCACGTCGGAGAGGGAGCCGCACAGCGCCGAGATCGACGCGTCCATGCCGCGCTGCATCGCGGCGGCGGGTCGCCGGAGTTGGGGGGGCGGGAGGAGGGGGGAATTGGGGATGGttcctctctttctttctttctgtcTCTGGCGAGTTCGAATTTCAGTGCGGACGGCGGGGAAGTGAATTTCAGCCAAACGCAGCCCAAGGATGTACTCAGAGATATCAATGCATCACCACTGCCCAATGGGTGCCCGAGATATCCCTCATATGGGCCTGTTTTGTTAAGCTGCATCCAGCCCAACTAGGGTCCGGCGTAAATTTGTCATGTTTGGTTGTCTGGACTGCATTTGATTTCTGGACCGTACGAACCTCAAAGCATTGTTGGGTCTAGTTTACTCTATCAGCTCCTAAGAGATACATGTGTCCATAGAAGTTAATGCCTTCACCCCATGAGAAGGAGGATTTTAATAACTAAAGTTTAACAAGATGGCCATATAAGATCGCATTTGATCGGTAATCATGGTATGCTTGACATAGTAAAGAAGGTACAACGCAGTCCACATTATTTCTCACCAAGGTAGATAGTTATATTATTCACATATTTAATtgtttttgtttaggcctccagTGCAGTGGATAACACCATCAAAAAGCCTGAAGACATTTTTGAATGAGGGAGTGGGTTC
It encodes:
- the LOC119298870 gene encoding uncharacterized protein LOC119298870; the encoded protein is MQRGMDASISALCGSLSDVLTHADDSSRALSDALSRRAIPLESATNAFLQGLDRRVEAAGADLARLESMAFGTVSVEELLGHFRETLNIVSRHADAVESRLVSFGYVAPEVEDEVEEEEEGGDLGDLDVPGNGLLGGSSSVLRSARKHFDDDDELFEDSMSLKNFGISDACLATLSSQDIDFSASPKMPDRKPGSVDDDQKILEEAEEPTPPQIETYEQDDNAFQGMIRASKEEYDKLPPYMKTLASWEELHDAVSKLNAYFGGDKAQGRLNQDDVASIGLGRKGRSYLLILLRLNQLAMETIDGSIFYNLRKNDS